The Panicum virgatum strain AP13 chromosome 6K, P.virgatum_v5, whole genome shotgun sequence nucleotide sequence gttgaggcatgctctgccgccgcggcacgcaggacagcctttgtcaggcctcactatgcaccgcgtattaccaaggtacacagtgtagCCGCCTGTTCCGCACCCGCGCAAagcccgtctgcagcattaaatggatacgacggcacggcacttttccatcatgccgcctacgccgcaagctacacagccgttcagctacgtggcaggcgacgccactagctacgtctggcaccgtcccgacaagacagcgcctggacatgatgaacgagggactccaggagcaggcaagggaatccaggagagagatctcctttgcctgtgacgccataatgtatgaacaatacgttattttatactacatcgttgggcccacctgtcggggacccaacagccatgtacgcgcctcccttgagatataaaagggaggcgctcgctgtgcactatAGGCTCGAACAAACACAAGCCCTCtcgaactctctcgaggcaaggcaatacaactcatagtggacgtagggtattacgctccggcggcccgaaccactctaaatcttgctgtgttcatcgtgttctggAGTGAGAtctaactaggactagctaacccccgagtacacaccctctgggctagggcgggtgccttccgccacccggctgtggtttgtaGCACCACGACAGTTTAAATAAAAGTTATCAGAGTTAAAAGTGCAGCAGAAATTTAGAAAGGAAGTTCAGTTGGAAAACCACGAGACCTACGAAATCgggaggatgtcacatcgagcccaccgacgtGAATCCTGGTCAGCTTCCACCAACAGTaaatacctgaaaacagggtaacaacaaaccctgagtatactaatacttagtAAGggttacccgactaagggtatacttagcccattatctagacatgcaaggttttttggctctggagtttgttttgctgaaaagctactaatactggatccttactttcaatattttagatcAATTTTAgtttatcaagtaccaactagatttgcctgacatctaaagcaagcatggttgatcacattaatctTTATAGAGTACCACAAAcatatctcatcatacttctcttctcattttcacttctttactacgatgtgacacagtgaccaaggttctcttaaccgagagagacggcgaatcgatccgatttaaccttgcaaggtggacctaactcacacgacacgtgcagccacgccggaccacatatgtcaaccgttcccatcattaccccgacgtctgaatcacgcctgccaaaacccgggtgaagggtccctcacagcgaactcccagagaactaggaggcgacatatactccaacacccgccatcattccactcccagagtagcaggtcacgattcaaagtatcgttgcaaatcaggtatttagcttaccggtttcgactgcctcctacttccggcatgtggttagtactgttcaaactcggtcagcaatgccaacaacggtacggtcctcaatcgacacagacggaggcttactttccatccatttcatatccagaaccaattcatctccgctcggtcttcatttctctttcctcattgattcattctcaaaccacattgccacaagtaacaagatcttaaatctcgcgagtgacaggaatcactcgacttctaccgagatcctacttagcagagcatttctaacgacatctgcatactagtattgaccctcaggtacctagggagaacatgcatactagagttccatacaactcctagaacgtaaatgcacgaaatacttaaataaacatcgAATACTTAAaattagggttatgctccggggcttacctgggattaacactaagtcagtgttagtagaaacaaggccttgggcccttccgaccttgggccgggccTTCAGTTGCTCCCGCTTGATAGCATCTCTGGCCCAAGCATGACTCAAGTCGGTACTTCCATCTTCTGGATCGGCCCACCAGTACACCATCTTCTAGCTCGGCTTCAACTTTGTCCTTTAGTTCCATGTGTCGcgcatctagcgtacctaaatgagatgcaacaatgcaaatgcaatgcaattaaaggaaagacatgactgggcaatcatttatcgagtaaacacaacaaacaaactcaaaaggcAAAAGAGTTGGTGCTGCAACACGAGAGTTCATTCaagtattttagcctgaagtgtttcctactaaAAAGCATTACTAGCTTGCTTAGAAAAGGCTATGCAAGGATATAAAGCAAGAAAGAATAATTAGGATAATTTATTTAACTAACAAGATACATGACTTACCGCCTAAAACTGGTAACCAAAATTTACCAGCATGATGAGTTATTGACAAGGCATGCAACAATATTTTGCCAACATTTATTAACAACAGAAAATATTTAATTTAACCAAAgcaagacaaacagaacaaaaatatatttacaaacatgcacataactTCTGGGCACCAAATTTTTACGGTGAACTAAGCATGCGAAGAGTacactactgcataaatttcataatttttgaacattcagaactgcagatattaaataaacaagcttaAACAGTCATTATccatgattaaatcaatacatcataAAAACATTGAACAGCTAGtaggttaaatatttttcctataattaatcataaatatattagttttcaACAATTCAAAACAAGATAAATCGGAAAAGACATGCAAACTTATCTAAACAAAACTAAGAAAATTATCATAGAAACTAGGCATGAACTCAGGGCTAACAAAACTgattttgccattttatcactttccagcaaTAAGTTCTACCCTAAACCGTTTTCAAATAGATTAAAcggaaacacactaaaaccctAACAAACAGCAGTGAAACATACAAAACaacatttttcctaagtagaccTCAGCGAtacaaatccaacaaaacaagtttcgcATTTTCCGAGATCGGTATGATTTTCTACGCATTTTTCAAGTTTGCAGACAAAATAAATATCACAAATCCTAGCAAAATTGCTAGAAGCACCCACAGCCAGCCAGCCCTGAGGCTGACgggcggggcccacgggccagcggCCCACCCAGCCGGGGTCAAGGCAAGGCACGCACCTTGACCCgcgcgtgggcgcggccacggcgtgcGCGCAGCGCGAGGCGCGTGCGCacacgcggcgacggcggcggcgacgcgaggcggcgacggcggcggcggcgcggcgaggccggaGCAGGCCGGGGAAGGCGTGCACGGCGAAGAGGAGGAGGCAGTAAACCtcaccggcggtggcgcggacgGGAAGCGGCGACGGACGGGCGGCGCGACAGCGTTGGGTGGCGGCGGACCGAGGCGAgtggcggcggccctgcgcggTGAGGGAAGGGGCCGAGTGAGGAGGGGAATCGAAGGAGGACGACGAGTGGAAGCTTCCTATGCGAGGAATCGAGGCGGAGCTCACCGGAGACGGCgaaccgcggcggcgacggagctcgGGGGTGGCGCGGCAATGGCGGTttgggggctagggtttgagggggtTGCGGAGGATAAGGCCGGGCTGGGCTTTAAGGCGAGGAGAGAGCGAGAGGGCGGCATGGCtcgcgaggatggccggcgcgtggcgcgaggttggccggcggcgtggcgacgcgtgcggcgcgccgaagcagagcagggaagaggagaggaggaggctgacgggtgggcccgggcgagaaaaaaataaagaaaacatgtttgaaattcaaaacggAGATGTTCCTAGGctcaaaaattcaccaaatttttaccagagataGATAAAATCACCAAGAACACAATGCATCAAGAGTCACTCAAAAAGCTTTTGTAATTTGGTCGcaaaaaaagaacaaagagaCTACTTTTGAACTTTCCTAGAATTTTGTGTCTCTGTTGAAAGGTCACAAAATtctgcaaaaatatttttaaatccaCATTTGAAATCTAGTATTTGAATAAAATTTTTGGGGCCAAGTTGTGTAGAAAAATTTAAACTTTCTTcacaagcattcattcaaacaagcaTCAATTTAAATTTCAAACAAATACTCACATGCATATGATTCTCCATTATGCATTGATGATGCTTATGATGATGTTATTTAAATGTTAAGCATGTTTTTACATTTGGGGTTGAAATGTTAAAACCAAAACATTAATGTCctattcaaagcaaaattaAAAGTTTTCTTCACTTTTTGCATAGCAACATCAAAATCCACCAATAGGAAAGTTGTTCACAGTATAAAACTCTAAACCTTTGTTTTTAGGCAAAGGTTTATTTGAGCaaaaatttaaaagttatttttttttaaaacatgtttcattggatttgaaaaatagtcatcatttcatgtgttaacaagctagcaaaatgtaattaaaaatattttatgcaaGCACGGTTAGTGTTAATGACGGTGTTAAACACATGATTACTCCTAATTACTAGGAATTAACACATGAGGTGTTACACTAAATGCTGCCTAAGTCAAAAACATTTCCCAACATTGAAGTTTTGTGTCGTTTACGTCATATATTGTTGCAAGAAGCATTCTGTGCTAGTCGTGGAGCTATATAGGTAGGATAATGTGCATATCtttaatatttttcttctaatttGAAATCTTGTATATCCATTTTATATAAGCTCTATAACAGGTCTAAGTTTGGCAGACTGTCCTGAGGCAGTAGCAGCCGTTCAAAACTCCTTGATGGAGGTTGGCTCTTTCACTCTGAATCAGAACTTGTGCCGTTCAGCCACCATCCTCCTCATCCATGGGCCCTATAACCCATGCCGCCTGTTTTGAAATTGTATGTGGTGAGTAGTGACACCAGCAAGTATAACATAGCTATGAACCTCTCAGCCGGCGACATGGATGGCAAACAAGCGACTCACATCTCATCTGAATCGACAGAAAACAGATGCTGCATTGAGCATGCTTGGCGGCAGTCATCCTCTGCTTCAGTTCAGTTATCAGTTTTGACTCAAGGCCTCACTCTCAGTTGCAACTCTCATCTAGAACAACTGGGAACAAGCGATACAATTGAACAACACAAGGATGACATGCCTTGCCTCTCTCTAGCAGAAGCAGACCAACATATGCAACAGAATACTAACCACCCTGTTCCTTCACTCACTTGGTTGTACAAAAGGCAATCAACAGTCAAACATATACAAGGAAACAAGCACAGCCTTGCCTGATGCTCTAGATACTGTCATTTCACGTTCAGACTTCAGAAACATGGTACTGAGGATCAGATAATGCAGAGCTAGACACGCCTCACGTACCTGCTTCACCATTTTATATAATTCATCACTAAACAAGGAAAAAACCACTTAGACGAGCGCCCAAGTCAATTGAAAGGGGTGGTACCAAACTACCATCCAACAGACTGATCCCATCCCTGACTGAAAAGCTCAGGCGCCCACCATCCATCATGTAGACAAGTAAATGAGCAGTAAACAACAGCATTCTTTGCAGTCAGGGGTTCACTCCAATTCAACTCAATGCAGCAAGGTCAACATGACAGCGGGCCAAGTGTTCCACATAACAAAAGCAAATGCATTCCCACTTCTCACTCTTTCGAGTGGTCCAGTGATGATGTAATGTTGTATGTAGTCCTATCATGATTTCGTGAAAGGATAGATATATACTTGGCCATGTTACAGCCTAGAACAAGAATCCATAGTCATCCAGATTTTCAGTGATGTATTTGTTGTGCTCTGGTGCCACCCTACTTAGGATACTACTAAAAGCAAAGTTTGCTTTATGGTTGTATTGCATTCCAAAAGGGATATCTTGTTTTTGTTTGCTTGATATTTGTAAAACAACACACTGATAGTCGGGTGGACATACAGTGCATGCATATTTACTTGAAGAAATAAAGCCAGTAAAACTGACTGCACTGAGATACCGAAGTGGGAAAATCAAACTCTTCTcttcttcaaggtgtgagaaaATGTTGACTATCTATTATCACATTCACACGTCACAAAATGAATACCTTTGAACCTGCTCCAAAAGCTATGACACGCACACCAACTTCCAACAAACGCCGTACTCAGCAAAATGaatcaaaaagaagaaaaacataTATGTAACACGTCCCCTTACAGTGATTCATTGCTGTCGTCACTTTCTTCACACAAAGGTGCGGACTGGATTATAACCCGAGCTCCAGAAGGAAGCCTGCAGTTTTAGACAGTCTATCTTGTCAGTTTTTAGAAACGGAACCAGTAGATGAACAAACGAGAACAGTGAGAGGCAACTCAACTTTCTTCAATCTTGATCACATCCTTTTGCTCATGGAATGACTCTGTTCTCGCAGAAGATAGTTTACCCAGTGATGGATCAGTCATCCTATTGCTTGCactctttgatgaatccagtGGCGAGGATCTGGCACTATACTCTTGTCGACTAGAGCTGTACCTCACGTCAGAGGCTGGGGAGAGTATTGTTCCATTTCTCGATTGCTTACAAGATATAATCCTGATAGTTTGTGGGAGACACCTGAAACTACCTGACTCCACAGAGCTTTCTGTGTCACTTTTGGAATGTGCTCCTCTATAAACCCTGGAAAATGTTCAAAGGAGGTACCATGTCAAATATCAGTATGCCTGGGGGTACAACAAAGACCTGACCATATTTAAACAATTGAATTGCTTGAGCGATGTAACAAAACATGTTAACTATAAAGTGAGAATCTGCAAATTTCTAGCTTGGGTACAGTTTAGTGACACACTGCATATAACATGTTCAGTTTGACACTTAAAAGTAACCGCTATAGTtcagctaggcgctaggcggatTCTAGGCGGTGACCCTTAGCCTAGCGCCTAGTCGGGATTAATCGCGCCTAGGCGTTCCTAGGCGGTTTTCTAGGCGATGATCAATACAtgctttaatttattaataCATACTTAAGTActtgaaaggaaaaaaaaatagaagatcAATGGTCATGGAATAgggagaaaagagaagaaaggcCCATAAAAACGGCACAGCCCACTTTATCCACCATAACAATGGCCCAGCCCATCTTATCCACCTTatcccttcctcctcccaccCCTTGCTCGCGCACGCACCAGCGCCCGCccctgcgcccgccgccgcccgcgccctccgccgcccgcaccctccactgcccgcgcccgcgccaacAGCCGCCCGCACAAGCCTGCGCGagcgcccgccgctgccggcagCTCCTCCCCCACCGGCGACCTCTGCCAGgcgctcctccacccccaccggcgctgcCGACGAGCTGCCGCCGCCTAGGGGTCCGCCTACCCCCATAGGCGAGGCGGACACCCTCCGACTACCTAGTAATCGCGCCTAGGCGTGCCTAGGCGAGCGCCTAGCCGAACTATGGTAACCGCCTAAGGAAATTACATGATTTGTTTTCGAGTGTCCTACTTTTGGAGTCACTTTTCTTCTGCTATACCTCTGGTCTAGGAACTATCATAACATAGAACAAAGAAAGACATAAGAATTAACTTGAGCCTTTAGCACCCAACATTAATGCGACTAGTTAGAACCCAACATTCAGTGCAACTAACCAGTATAAATAAAGTTCTAAAAGAAGGTACAGTAGCCACTGATAAGAAGATAATGAGGCATGGTTATTGAAGAAAGAGCACCATAGCCCAagatcagaagttcagaacaaTCTGCTGTAGTATTATATACTTTACCTATCCTCATCATAAGATGATGAGCGTTTGAGTGTGTCAATTCCTCTCCCAGACTCATCCTGCTTCTTGGTCTCAACCAAGGTCCCGCTGAAACATTCAGACTCTGGAGCTCTCATTCCAATTGTTCCTGAATTACATGGGATCTTGTCAAGGTGTCGCAATGCCACAGGAGTGGAGAACACTGGAGAAGGGAACTCAACTTGTGTAAACCTAGGCCTGTATGTTGGGATGATCCCAAAGCCTCGGTGTTCTTTCACAGATATAGACCCACAAGTGATAAGCTGCATTAGCAAATTGGCCGGCTTGAGTTTCAcacccattggaccaaacataTGCTCCTCCTCTAGTGTTCTAAAGCTACTTCTCCTACTGGCTTCTGCTCTTATCAGGGACTCCAAGGTCTCAACTCTGCCACCAGGCGAAGCATCAGACGAACACACTGCTGGTGATTCTCGAACGATTTCAGGTCCCTTTGGAGACACCAGCGAGGTCCTTTCGTGGCATTCTTGAATCTCAGCATCTGATGTGGCAGCCTCCATGGACAGTCCTGCCAGGCGAGTATCCTTGTCAGGAACATCTCTCTCACAATCATCTGTTTGTGTGGCGGCATCCTGAGCTCCGTTGGGTTTGCAGACTCTGTACTCGGAAGGTCCTGGGGAGCTTGCCTCTGATAGTGGAGCATTTCTCCCTGCAGGTTCAGGGGACTGGTTGCCAGATGAGCCTGTCTGGCATTGCTCATCCTCATGGTTGGTGGAAGTGGACGAGGACGGCAGCAATGCTGATTGCGCCTGTTGCTGTAGCCGTTGTGGAGTAGCAGGCGGAGGTGAGATCTCCTTGACAGCGGCAGACGGGGATGATGAGGAGGAACATCCTTCTCGCGAACCACGTGACTGGGGGGACTCCTCCTTGGGGTGCTTGAGGCCCTCGACCTTTGGGTTGCTGACACCGTTCTGCTGCCGATCTAAAACAAGACAAGGAAGGACAAATTGAACCAAGATCTGATCTGATGAACAAACACATTGAAGGGCATCAAATCAATTCTTCCGGCGTGTGAAACCGCTATTGCTATATATGATGGGCAAGCAATTTTTacctggcggcggcgagcggtccAGGAGCTCGGAGCCCTTGAGGATGTACTCGTTGCCCTGCGATGGGAACACCAGATCGTCGTCGGAGAGGTCGTGCCACACGAAGCCGTTCTTGTAGCTCCTGGCGAGCGAGCGACACAGAAGGGATGAAATGAAACCAAGCAGCAAAAGGTAGGATTTTTAGCCCCGCGGCCCTATTGGAGGAGTGAGAAGTGTGCGGTAGTACCTCTTGCAGGACCAGGAGTGCATGGAGGCCATGCCCTTCCCACGCAGCACGTTGAGGCGGTTAATCACATCTGCAGCAGCAACGCCATTAACGCGAATCGCATCAGGTCAGGTACTTGAAACACTGACGACTTTATTGATGTGAATATGTGATGGAGGTCGGAGGACTGACACTGACCTCGCAGGTAGAGGCCTTGCTCCGGGGAGGCGAGCGGCACCTCGATGAAGTGTGGGTGCTCCAGATGGCGGTTGCGGCAGAGGTAGTACACCACGGCCACCctcttgggcggcggcgggggcgggggcggtgaCCGCGCCGGGGTCTGGTGGTggtgggtcttgcccggcggcTCGACCCAGACCTTGTTGCGGCCGGGGCTGGGGCTggaggcggtgccggcggcgcagcggcgcgTCGGCCTCCCCTCCATCCCTCCGCCGCCCCTTGCCCCGACTGGAGGAGCCAGCCAGCCGCGGAGCAATGCCCCCCCGGATCAGATCACAGGGTACTGGCTGCTGGGCATGGGCacgaaagaagaagaagaagaggaggaggaggagcggcgacTGGTAGCAGCGGGAACCATCCCGATGGAAGGGAAATGGGGGAAGGATGGATCAATCAAATCGAGCAGGCGGGGGGGTTTGCCTTTGCCTAGCTTGCCTTGCCTTGCCTTGCCTGTGTGATTGGTACTAGGTACCAGGCAGGGGGGGcgaggcggagcagaggcggcgaGATGATGATGTTCCGGGTGGTGATTAGGCTGGCGATGGCGGAGGAGAGAGCACAGAGCAGAGCTGCGGGGCAAACGTTGGCAATAATGGAGCAGGAGCAGCATGTAGTGTAGTGTGTAGGTACGCGAGCACGACGGGGGCGACTGTTGCAGTATGGAGGGGGGACGGGCTGGGGCTCCCCCTTCCTCGTGTCCTGTCGTGTCCTCCTCCAAACAAAAGATGCAAAGTTGGTGATGGACTCGTGTACCCCCAACAAATGGCGTGAGAGTGAGTAGGATGACGATGATGCAATGCAATCAATGACTAAATTTagtctaattatagactaattagatttaataaattcatctcgtgattaGTCACGACTTATAAAATCAAATTTGTAATAATTTATGTTTAGTGCTCTTAATTGATGTGACGGGACTTATGACTTAAACTTAGAAACCCAAACGAGACATGCTTGGCGGTGGGGTGAGAAAGAGAGATACCATCGGAGATCTCAAGTCGGTGGTGTTGGGCTGCTGGGGGTTTGCTTGCTTTTCGATGGATCAATGGAATGGCATGGCTTTTTGGCTGCTAATGCTTGCTTGGCTTGGGTCATTTCTCTGCTTTTTATTTGCTGTCTGCCTGGCCTTGCCTTGATCAGCTCCCCCCTGTAGGCTGCAGACCGGAGGCTGGAGCAAAGGAAACCATATCAATCTATCTCCCTTTTGCTTGCTGAGCCTGTGTGCTCGTTCGCATTTCCTTCCACAATCCCGACCATCACGACCAAGCAGCCTCTCACAGCCAGCCAAAGCCAAGCACTCAGGAACGATCTATCTCCTACCAGCCTGGGGGTAGTGGTACAGTACTGCTACCACGCACAGTAGTAGTAAGCTTTGCTTTTGGTGTGGGGCTAGGTTAGTGCAATAGTAAAATGTGGTCCCTCCCTCGTACCGTAGCCGTGGGCACCGTAGTAGGTCCTCCTGTCCAATTCATCGTCAGATCAGACTAGTGTGTGTTGTTGCCCATGTGCACCACAAATATAATCCATcagtatacatacatatatagccGTAAAAATAAAATGTGCCTCTGGCCAGCACAAGAATAATGCAAAGACCTGTTAGATTTATGGGCTgtaaatctcaaaggcccattagcgctaagaagaggtacaccatctattagtcccgTATTGCTAATGGACGATGGTGTAGGGGGTTTGTCTCCCAATAAATACGGACCACCTCACTCATGAAAAAAGTGCACCATAAATCGTTATACGTGGAGTCCCCTAaggtttgggaattcataagaagatctaatctgagttagggttttgcctcctctcgctgctgcgccgccaccgtagtcttctccatcccgagcgtcggcatgcaccggcgaacgggagagcaggtctccggaaccttTCGCCTTTGGGATCTTGCACCGGGAGAGGGCAAATAAGATTTTTGGGAAGCGCCCGGCGCGACTGCTCAACGATCTTCGCCACGGCTCGCCCTCCGTCTAAGTCTGGTGCTGCGGCGTATCGTCGTCTGCTGCACTCCGTTCGCAGGACCGTCTTCGTCCCGCCAGCGCCGTTCGTCttcctgaaagctaaaactcaGTACGTATACTGCTGTTTAATCCAGTTCTTTATTATGTTTGCTGAGATGATCATGATCTGGTTGTGTCTTGCTACTAGTATGATAGAGTTGTTCATGCTAGATCTAGTCATGGttatgatttatttatttcgaGAAATTTAATCATGCAGTTGCCTAATTATTCAACAGGACCCTCTCTCTATATATGCATGGTGGTGGTAGTAGTAGACTAGTCGTCTATTTCTTAGTAGTCGTATGGACATATGGCACGGTTAGTTCTTTAATTTCTTCAGCATCTCATCGCTCTCCTTGAGTGAGCAAAGCGAAATAAAGGTGGGGGGTACAAGTACTACAATGCATTTTCACCATCTCTCATGCATACACCTGCCATGCTTTTATTTGTGCCTGACGACATCGATCAGCAGCCGCTTTGCGCTTTCGCATTCCAAATCATGCCTTTTGGCATGTGATCAGCAAGCAACCACCTTTAATTTAAAACTCTAATGGAAGGAACCAAGGAAGCTCATTGGAAGTTTGAAAAATCAAGTGGGACCTCCTACGCGCGAGTATCTTTTAATAACTGAAAGCTGGTCGCGAGCTCGCGCTCGCGGCCAGGGAGCGCGTCCACGTCAGCTCCCAAAATATTGgcgtcggatcgcgatccaacggtcAGGAATAGATAGGGacgtaaattttgcaaaaaaaaatccataatTTGTTAAAATGAATACGGAGTCCATCAATTTAATAGAAAACCCCTCGGACTTTGTGGAGCCTTACTTTACCAAAAAAAACCCTGAACTTTTAGTAATCGTGTCGTACTCCGTggattttgtaaaaaaaaccctggacTTTGTAAAAATTGATTctgaagtccatcaattttatgaGAAACCCCTTAAACT carries:
- the LOC120713110 gene encoding uncharacterized protein LOC120713110, whose protein sequence is MEGRPTRRCAAGTASSPSPGRNKVWVEPPGKTHHHQTPARSPPPPPPPPKRVAVVYYLCRNRHLEHPHFIEVPLASPEQGLYLRDVINRLNVLRGKGMASMHSWSCKRSYKNGFVWHDLSDDDLVFPSQGNEYILKGSELLDRSPPPDRQQNGVSNPKVEGLKHPKEESPQSRGSREGCSSSSSPSAAVKEISPPPATPQRLQQQAQSALLPSSSTSTNHEDEQCQTGSSGNQSPEPAGRNAPLSEASSPGPSEYRVCKPNGAQDAATQTDDCERDVPDKDTRLAGLSMEAATSDAEIQECHERTSLVSPKGPEIVRESPAVCSSDASPGGRVETLESLIRAEASRRSSFRTLEEEHMFGPMGVKLKPANLLMQLITCGSISVKEHRGFGIIPTYRPRFTQVEFPSPVFSTPVALRHLDKIPCNSGTIGMRAPESECFSGTLVETKKQDESGRGIDTLKRSSSYDEDRVYRGAHSKSDTESSVESGSFRCLPQTIRIISCKQSRNGTILSPASDVRYSSSRQEYSARSSPLDSSKSASNRMTDPSLGKLSSARTESFHEQKDVIKIEERLPSGARVIIQSAPLCEESDDSNESL